One Rhodoferax ferrireducens T118 DNA segment encodes these proteins:
- a CDS encoding prepilin peptidase has translation MLVATWFDATVLGVLGLLIGSFLNVVIYRLPVMLEAQWKAECAEMTGKETTSAEKFNLAVPRSRCLKCDHQIQWYENIPVFSYLFLRGKCSNCKAPISLRYPLVELATAALFVYCGWKWGATPTALVWCGFGATMLALGCIDWDTTLLPDDITLPLLWAGLIAAALQWTPVALPEALWGAVAGYVSLWLVYWAFKLVTGKEGMGFGDFKLFAALGAWFGWQALVPIILMASVIGAVIGIAMKFSSGLREGGYIPFGPFLVGAGLTAMIFGPGSILRAFGL, from the coding sequence ATGCTGGTGGCAACATGGTTTGACGCCACCGTGCTGGGCGTTCTGGGCTTGTTGATTGGCAGCTTTCTCAACGTGGTGATTTACCGGTTACCGGTCATGCTGGAAGCGCAGTGGAAAGCCGAGTGCGCCGAAATGACCGGTAAAGAAACGACGTCGGCAGAGAAGTTCAATCTGGCCGTACCTCGCTCGCGCTGCCTGAAGTGCGACCATCAAATCCAGTGGTATGAAAACATTCCGGTGTTCAGCTATCTCTTTTTACGGGGAAAATGTTCAAACTGCAAGGCTCCCATCAGCTTGCGTTACCCCTTGGTGGAGCTGGCAACGGCTGCCCTGTTTGTTTATTGCGGCTGGAAATGGGGCGCCACACCCACTGCTCTGGTCTGGTGCGGTTTCGGTGCCACCATGCTGGCGTTGGGCTGCATCGACTGGGACACCACGCTGTTGCCGGATGACATCACCCTGCCGCTGCTCTGGGCGGGCTTGATTGCCGCCGCGCTGCAATGGACACCCGTCGCGCTGCCAGAGGCGCTTTGGGGCGCTGTGGCGGGCTATGTGTCACTGTGGCTGGTTTATTGGGCCTTCAAGCTCGTGACCGGCAAGGAAGGCATGGGTTTTGGCGACTTCAAGCTGTTTGCTGCACTGGGTGCCTGGTTCGGCTGGCAGGCGCTGGTGCCCATCATTTTGATGGCTTCGGTGATTGGCGCGGTGATTGGCATTGCCATGAAATTCTCCAGCGGGTTGCGTGAAGGTGGCTACATTCCTTTCGGGCCTTTTCTGGTCGGCGCCGGCCTGACTGCGATGATTTTTGGCCCCGGCTCGATTCTTCGCGCGTTTGGGCTCTAG
- the pilB gene encoding type IV-A pilus assembly ATPase PilB yields the protein MTAVDTSSRESPATALPGLGRALILAGKLGQKSAEEIYRKAQSARTSFIAELTGSGAVSASDLAHTMSTAYAAPLVDMAAIDPQRLPKGLLDVKICHDYRVVVLSKRNNRLIVATADPSDSQAAEKIKFATQLGVDWVVAEYDKLLQLVTANAITASETMEHIIGDDFEFDEASTEALTESSDTSSSEVEDAPVVKFLHKMLLDAFSMRASDLHFEPYEHNYRVRFRIDGELREIASPPIAIKDKLASRIKVISRMDISEKRVPQDGKMKLKIGPERVIDFRVSTLPTLFGEKIVIRILDPGSAKLGIEALGYEPEEKERLLQAIGRPYGMILVTGPTGSGKTVSLYTCLNMLNKPGVNIATAEDPCEINLPGVNQVNVNDKAGLTFAVALKSFLRQDPDIIMVGEIRDLETADISIKAAQTGHLVLSTLHTNDAPTTLTRMRNMGIAPFNIASSVILITAQRLARRLCPNCKTPIEIPRKALIDAGYQDDEFQAPWISYRAVGCSMCNNGYKGRVGIYQVMPVSEEIQRIILRDGSALEIAEQAKREGVRSLRQAGLHKAKLGLTSLEEVLAVTNE from the coding sequence ATGACTGCTGTCGACACCTCGTCTCGAGAATCCCCCGCCACGGCCCTTCCGGGCTTGGGCCGCGCCCTCATCCTGGCGGGGAAACTGGGGCAAAAATCAGCAGAAGAAATCTACCGCAAAGCCCAGAGCGCCCGCACCAGCTTTATTGCCGAGCTCACCGGCTCGGGCGCTGTGTCGGCCTCTGACCTGGCGCACACCATGTCGACAGCCTATGCAGCACCGTTGGTGGACATGGCCGCCATTGACCCGCAACGCCTGCCCAAGGGCTTGCTGGATGTAAAAATCTGCCATGACTACCGCGTGGTGGTCTTGAGCAAACGAAATAACAGGCTGATCGTTGCGACCGCTGACCCCTCCGACAGCCAGGCGGCCGAAAAAATCAAGTTTGCCACCCAGTTGGGCGTTGACTGGGTCGTTGCCGAATACGACAAGCTGCTGCAACTGGTCACCGCCAACGCCATCACCGCGTCGGAAACGATGGAGCACATCATTGGGGACGACTTCGAGTTCGATGAGGCTTCGACAGAGGCCTTGACGGAAAGCTCGGACACGTCAAGCTCCGAAGTTGAGGACGCGCCAGTTGTCAAGTTTTTACACAAGATGCTGCTGGACGCCTTCAGCATGCGTGCGTCCGATCTGCACTTTGAACCGTATGAGCACAACTACCGTGTCCGCTTCCGTATTGACGGGGAACTGAGAGAGATCGCCTCGCCTCCGATTGCCATCAAGGACAAGCTGGCGTCGCGCATCAAAGTGATTTCCAGAATGGACATCTCTGAAAAACGCGTCCCGCAAGACGGCAAGATGAAGCTCAAGATTGGCCCGGAAAGGGTGATCGACTTCCGGGTCAGCACCTTGCCCACGCTGTTCGGCGAGAAAATTGTGATCCGCATACTGGACCCCGGCAGCGCCAAGCTGGGCATTGAAGCACTGGGTTACGAGCCCGAGGAAAAAGAAAGGCTGCTGCAGGCCATTGGGCGACCGTACGGCATGATCCTGGTCACCGGGCCAACCGGCTCAGGCAAGACAGTCTCTCTGTACACCTGCCTGAACATGCTGAACAAGCCGGGGGTCAACATCGCGACGGCCGAAGACCCTTGCGAAATCAATTTGCCGGGCGTTAACCAGGTTAACGTCAACGACAAAGCCGGACTCACCTTTGCGGTCGCGCTCAAATCATTTCTGAGGCAAGACCCCGACATCATCATGGTCGGCGAAATTCGCGATCTTGAAACGGCTGACATCTCGATCAAGGCCGCCCAGACCGGTCACCTGGTGCTCTCCACACTCCACACCAACGACGCACCCACCACGCTGACGCGCATGCGCAACATGGGTATTGCCCCTTTCAACATTGCGTCCAGCGTGATCCTGATTACGGCGCAGCGGCTCGCGCGGCGCCTGTGCCCGAATTGCAAAACCCCGATCGAGATTCCCCGCAAGGCCTTGATTGATGCCGGCTACCAGGACGATGAATTCCAGGCGCCCTGGATCAGCTACCGAGCGGTGGGTTGCTCCATGTGCAACAACGGCTACAAAGGACGCGTAGGTATTTATCAAGTGATGCCGGTCAGCGAGGAGATTCAACGCATCATCCTGCGTGATGGCAGCGCGCTGGAAATCGCCGAGCAAGCCAAACGCGAAGGTGTGCGATCGCTGCGGCAGGCCGGGCTGCACAAAGCCAAGTTGGGCCTGACTTCACTCGAAGAAGTGCTCGCCGTGACCAACGAATGA
- a CDS encoding NUDIX domain-containing protein: MSSAMLVADAALPREGGANRPVVDVAVGVLIRPDGGFLLTSRPVGKVYAGYWEFPGGKLEAGEGVAQALHRELHEELGITIGPVMPWRVEMVDYPHALVRLNFCKVFNWMGDLQMREAQLFAWQQLPVQVAPVLPGTVPVLQWLADERGFKNATYLVAT; the protein is encoded by the coding sequence ATGAGTAGCGCGATGCTGGTCGCTGACGCCGCGCTGCCGCGCGAAGGTGGCGCCAATCGCCCGGTTGTTGATGTCGCGGTTGGTGTTCTGATCCGCCCGGATGGCGGCTTTTTGCTCACTTCCCGGCCAGTGGGCAAAGTCTATGCCGGTTATTGGGAGTTTCCGGGTGGCAAGCTGGAAGCGGGTGAAGGCGTGGCCCAAGCCTTGCACCGCGAGTTGCATGAAGAACTCGGCATCACCATCGGCCCGGTAATGCCTTGGCGCGTTGAAATGGTGGACTACCCCCACGCCCTGGTGCGTTTGAACTTCTGCAAGGTTTTCAACTGGATGGGCGACTTGCAGATGCGCGAAGCGCAATTGTTCGCGTGGCAACAGTTGCCGGTGCAGGTGGCACCCGTACTGCCCGGCACGGTGCCGGTGCTGCAATGGCTGGCCGATGAGCGTGGCTTCAAGAATGCTACTTATTTAGTAGCTACTTAA
- a CDS encoding type II secretion system F family protein, with protein sequence MATEKSKKIKEFVFEWEGKDRNGKQVRGETRAVGEHQVQSMLRRQGVMSTKIKKRRMRAGKSIKPKDLAIFTRQLATMMKAGVPLLQAFDIVGRGNPNPSVTKLLNDIRTDVETGTSLSVAFRKFPLYFDNLYCNLIEAGESAGILDQLLDRLAVYMEKTEAIKSKIKSALMYPISVLIVAFVVTAVIMIFVVPAFKEVFSNFGADLPAPTLVVIAISEIFVKYWWLIFGAIGGGFYFFMQAWRRNEKMQHVMDRIMLKMPIFGVLVDKSCIARWTRTLSTMFAAGVPLVEALDSVGGAAGNSVYEIATKKIQQEVSTGTALTVAMTNTNLFPSMVLQMCSIGEESGSIDHMLGKAADFYEAEVDDMVAGISSLMEPIIIVILGVVIGGIVVAMYLPIFKLGQVV encoded by the coding sequence ATGGCAACTGAAAAGTCAAAAAAAATCAAGGAATTTGTCTTTGAGTGGGAAGGCAAGGACCGCAATGGCAAGCAGGTACGCGGGGAAACCCGAGCGGTTGGCGAGCACCAGGTTCAGTCCATGCTGCGTCGCCAGGGCGTCATGTCAACCAAGATCAAGAAACGCCGGATGCGCGCCGGGAAATCCATCAAGCCCAAAGACCTCGCCATCTTCACGCGCCAACTCGCCACCATGATGAAGGCCGGCGTGCCGCTGCTGCAAGCGTTTGACATCGTCGGGCGCGGCAACCCCAATCCCAGCGTCACCAAACTGCTCAACGATATTCGTACCGATGTTGAAACCGGAACTTCATTGAGTGTTGCCTTTCGCAAGTTCCCGCTGTATTTCGACAACCTCTATTGCAATCTGATCGAGGCCGGGGAGTCCGCCGGTATTCTCGACCAGCTGCTCGACCGGCTGGCGGTTTACATGGAGAAGACCGAAGCCATCAAGTCCAAAATCAAGTCGGCCTTGATGTATCCGATTTCGGTCCTGATCGTCGCTTTTGTGGTCACGGCTGTGATCATGATTTTTGTCGTGCCGGCCTTCAAGGAGGTGTTCTCGAATTTTGGCGCCGACCTGCCGGCGCCCACGCTGGTCGTGATTGCCATCAGCGAAATTTTCGTCAAGTATTGGTGGCTTATTTTTGGTGCCATTGGCGGCGGCTTTTACTTTTTCATGCAAGCCTGGCGGCGCAACGAAAAGATGCAACACGTGATGGACCGCATCATGCTCAAGATGCCCATTTTTGGCGTGCTGGTCGACAAATCATGCATTGCCCGCTGGACACGCACCCTGTCGACCATGTTCGCCGCCGGTGTACCGCTGGTCGAAGCACTCGATTCCGTGGGCGGCGCCGCCGGCAATTCGGTGTACGAGATTGCCACCAAAAAAATCCAGCAAGAAGTCTCAACCGGCACGGCACTCACGGTGGCCATGACCAATACCAATCTCTTTCCGTCCATGGTCTTGCAGATGTGTTCTATTGGTGAAGAATCGGGCTCGATTGATCACATGCTCGGCAAGGCGGCAGATTTTTACGAGGCCGAGGTCGATGACATGGTGGCAGGCATCTCAAGCCTCATGGAGCCCATCATCATTGTGATTCTGGGTGTCGTGATTGGCGGCATTGTGGTGGCCATGTACCTGCCCATTTTCAAACTGGGTCAGGTGGTCTGA
- the zapD gene encoding cell division protein ZapD, translated as MILYEYPFNERIRTYLRLEHLFLRLRELVSRESALDHHFALSTLFEIMDVGARADLKSDVLKDLDKQKHTLDAYRGNPAIAEDVLNEIVAQLETSFQAINNLPGKCGQSLNDNDWLMSIRSRVGIPGGTCEFDLPAYYAWQHKTGGQRQQDLARWITTLTPLADSIQLLLKLLRDSGTPQKVITNGGQFQQSLPQGRTFQLLRLALDPTLGLIPEISGNRLMVSIRLMRQGDDDRLHASSEDATFELALCSS; from the coding sequence GTGATCCTTTACGAATACCCATTTAACGAGCGCATCCGCACCTATTTACGGCTCGAACATCTGTTTCTTCGGCTCAGGGAGCTGGTCTCGCGCGAGTCAGCGCTGGATCACCACTTTGCGCTCTCGACCCTGTTCGAGATCATGGATGTCGGCGCCCGCGCTGACCTCAAGTCCGACGTGCTCAAAGACCTGGACAAACAAAAACACACGCTCGATGCTTACCGGGGCAACCCTGCCATTGCCGAAGATGTGCTCAACGAGATCGTTGCGCAGTTGGAAACCAGTTTCCAGGCCATAAATAACCTGCCCGGCAAATGCGGGCAATCGCTCAACGACAACGACTGGCTCATGAGCATCCGCAGCCGCGTCGGGATTCCGGGTGGAACCTGTGAGTTCGACCTGCCGGCCTACTATGCCTGGCAACACAAAACAGGAGGCCAGCGCCAGCAGGATCTGGCGCGGTGGATTACCACGTTAACGCCGCTGGCCGACTCGATTCAATTGCTGCTCAAGCTCCTGCGTGACTCGGGTACGCCGCAAAAAGTGATCACCAATGGCGGACAATTTCAGCAGAGCTTGCCCCAGGGACGCACTTTTCAGCTTCTGCGACTGGCCCTGGACCCGACGCTTGGTTTGATACCGGAAATCAGTGGCAATCGTCTGATGGTGTCGATCCGGCTAATGCGCCAGGGAGACGATGACCGGCTGCATGCAAGCAGCGAAGATGCCACTTTTGAACTCGCCTTGTGCTCATCATGA
- a CDS encoding ATP-binding protein, whose protein sequence is MNEQFEHLLARAEQLIGRIESVLPHALTPPDWTAGFAYRYRKRSAGHGVLEPVRHVGAMRLSDLKEVEPQKEKIRRNTLQFVNGQPANNVLLTGARGTGKSSLIKACLNEYAQRGLRLIEVDKADLVDLPDIVDVVSDRPEKFIVFCDDLSFEDGEPGYKALKSILDGSVAATTANILIYATSNRRHLLPEYMRENLSYSHTDDGEVHPGEGVEEKISLSERFGLWVSFYPFNQDEYLAIVAQWLSSFGVAAPAIEAARPDALVWALERGSRSGRVAYQFARDYAGTHVADA, encoded by the coding sequence ATGAACGAGCAATTTGAGCACCTGCTGGCGCGTGCCGAGCAGCTGATCGGCCGGATTGAATCGGTGTTGCCACACGCGCTGACGCCGCCCGATTGGACCGCAGGCTTTGCCTATCGCTACCGCAAGCGCAGCGCTGGCCACGGTGTGCTGGAACCCGTGCGGCATGTGGGCGCCATGCGGCTGTCCGACTTGAAAGAAGTTGAGCCGCAAAAGGAAAAGATTCGCCGCAACACCCTGCAGTTCGTCAATGGCCAGCCGGCCAACAATGTGCTCCTGACGGGGGCCCGCGGCACGGGCAAGTCGTCTTTGATCAAAGCCTGTCTGAACGAATATGCGCAGCGCGGCTTGCGCCTGATTGAGGTCGACAAAGCAGATTTGGTTGATCTGCCCGATATCGTGGACGTGGTGTCGGATCGGCCCGAGAAATTCATCGTGTTTTGCGACGATCTCAGTTTTGAAGACGGTGAGCCGGGTTACAAAGCGCTCAAGTCGATCCTGGACGGCTCGGTGGCCGCCACGACCGCCAATATTCTGATTTATGCCACCAGCAATCGGCGCCATCTGTTGCCGGAATACATGCGCGAAAACCTGAGCTACAGCCATACGGATGACGGCGAAGTGCATCCGGGTGAAGGCGTGGAAGAAAAAATTTCGCTCTCCGAGCGGTTTGGCTTGTGGGTCAGCTTCTACCCCTTTAACCAGGATGAGTATCTGGCCATCGTGGCGCAGTGGTTGAGCTCGTTCGGTGTCGCTGCACCGGCGATTGAGGCCGCCCGGCCAGACGCCCTGGTCTGGGCCCTGGAGCGAGGTTCACGCAGCGGCCGGGTGGCCTACCAGTTTGCGCGTGACTATGCAGGCACCCATGTCGCTGATGCATGA
- the rho gene encoding transcription termination factor Rho: protein MHLNELKALHVSEVLKQAEELEIENTGRMRKQELMFAIIKKRARAGEQIFADGVLEILPDGFGFLRSPDTSYTASTDDIYISPSQVRRFNLHTGDMIEGEVRTPKDGERYFALNKLEKVNGGGPEENKHKVMFENLTPLFPNKQMRLEQDIKTDENITGRIIDIIAPIGKGQRALLVAPPKSGKTVMMQHIAHAIAANYPEIHMMVLLVDERPEEVTEMQRTVKGEVIASTFDEPAARHVHVAEMVIERAKRLVELKKDVVILLDSITRLARAYNNVVPSSGKVLTGGVDSNALQRPKRFLGAARNVEEGGSLTIIATALIDTGSRMDEVIFEEFKGTGNSEIHLDRRLYEKRVFPSIQLNRSGTRREELLLAPEILQKTRILRQFLYNMDEIESMEMVLKQMRATKNNSEFFDMMRRGG, encoded by the coding sequence ATGCACTTAAACGAACTCAAGGCACTGCACGTGTCAGAAGTCCTCAAGCAAGCTGAAGAGCTTGAGATTGAAAACACCGGACGCATGCGCAAGCAAGAGCTGATGTTTGCCATCATCAAGAAGCGCGCCCGCGCCGGTGAGCAGATCTTTGCCGATGGCGTGCTGGAAATCCTGCCCGATGGTTTTGGTTTTTTGCGCAGCCCCGACACCAGCTACACCGCCTCCACGGACGACATTTACATCAGCCCGAGCCAGGTGCGCCGCTTCAACCTGCACACCGGCGACATGATTGAAGGCGAGGTGCGCACGCCCAAAGACGGCGAGCGCTACTTTGCCCTGAACAAGCTTGAAAAAGTCAACGGCGGCGGGCCTGAAGAAAACAAACACAAGGTGATGTTTGAGAACCTGACGCCGCTGTTTCCCAACAAGCAAATGCGGCTCGAACAGGACATCAAGACCGACGAAAACATCACCGGCCGCATCATCGACATCATCGCGCCGATTGGCAAAGGGCAGCGCGCCCTGCTGGTGGCGCCGCCCAAAAGCGGCAAGACGGTGATGATGCAGCACATCGCCCACGCGATTGCCGCCAACTATCCGGAAATTCACATGATGGTGCTGCTGGTCGACGAGCGGCCCGAAGAAGTGACCGAGATGCAGCGCACCGTCAAGGGCGAGGTGATCGCCTCCACCTTTGACGAGCCCGCCGCCCGCCACGTGCACGTGGCCGAGATGGTGATCGAGCGCGCCAAACGCCTGGTCGAGCTGAAAAAAGACGTCGTTATCCTGCTGGATTCCATCACGCGCCTGGCGCGCGCCTACAACAATGTCGTGCCATCCTCCGGCAAGGTATTGACCGGTGGCGTCGACTCCAACGCACTGCAACGCCCCAAGCGCTTCCTGGGCGCGGCGCGCAATGTGGAGGAAGGCGGCTCGCTGACCATCATCGCCACCGCCCTGATCGACACCGGCAGCCGCATGGACGAAGTGATTTTTGAAGAATTCAAGGGCACCGGCAACAGTGAAATCCACCTGGACCGCCGCCTGTACGAAAAACGCGTGTTCCCGTCGATCCAGCTCAACCGCAGCGGCACCCGTCGCGAAGAGCTGTTGCTGGCCCCCGAGATTTTGCAAAAAACCCGCATCCTGCGCCAGTTTCTCTACAACATGGATGAAATCGAGTCGATGGAAATGGTGCTCAAGCAAATGCGCGCCACCAAGAACAACAGCGAATTTTTTGACATGATGCGCCGCGGCGGCTAG
- the coaE gene encoding dephospho-CoA kinase (Dephospho-CoA kinase (CoaE) performs the final step in coenzyme A biosynthesis.): MRGLVRLGLTGGIGSGKSTVAGLLAELGAAVVDADAIARHLTAPNGPAIASIAATFGPDFITSTGAMDREKMRALAYADITARQRLEAIIHPLVRQETQRQTLLAANQGHPCIVFDVPLLVESTTWREKLDWVLVVDCTPATQISRVMARNALTRDEVEKIIASQASRRHRLNAADAVIFNDSLSLGALALEVDEVARHFGLSCQPLSPNQK, encoded by the coding sequence ATGCGGGGGCTTGTCCGGCTCGGGCTGACCGGTGGCATTGGCAGCGGCAAAAGCACCGTGGCCGGCCTGCTGGCTGAACTGGGTGCCGCCGTGGTGGATGCCGATGCAATTGCACGTCATCTGACCGCGCCGAACGGACCGGCCATCGCCTCGATTGCCGCAACTTTTGGTCCGGATTTCATCACCTCGACGGGTGCCATGGATCGGGAGAAAATGCGCGCACTGGCCTACGCCGACATCACGGCGCGGCAACGCCTCGAAGCCATCATCCACCCGCTGGTTCGACAGGAGACACAGCGACAAACGCTGCTGGCGGCAAATCAAGGCCACCCCTGCATCGTCTTTGATGTTCCGCTGCTGGTTGAATCCACCACCTGGCGCGAAAAACTCGATTGGGTGCTGGTGGTGGATTGCACGCCTGCCACCCAGATCAGCCGGGTCATGGCCCGCAATGCCTTGACCCGCGACGAAGTGGAGAAAATCATCGCCTCACAAGCCAGCCGCCGCCACCGCCTGAATGCTGCAGATGCGGTTATCTTCAATGACAGTCTGTCACTTGGGGCTTTGGCCTTGGAGGTTGATGAAGTCGCACGTCACTTCGGGCTATCATGCCAACCGTTAAGCCCTAACCAAAAATAA
- a CDS encoding DNA gyrase inhibitor YacG, with the protein MKPANETPPVRPKIVVCPSCGGESVYAASNPFRPFCSERCKNVDFGAWASESFRVPASGLPEDQADGAEPLQ; encoded by the coding sequence ATGAAACCTGCCAATGAAACGCCGCCAGTTCGGCCCAAAATCGTCGTGTGCCCAAGCTGCGGCGGTGAGAGTGTCTATGCCGCGTCCAATCCGTTCCGGCCTTTTTGCAGCGAGCGTTGCAAAAATGTTGATTTTGGCGCGTGGGCCAGTGAAAGCTTTCGGGTGCCAGCCAGCGGCCTGCCAGAAGATCAAGCCGACGGCGCTGAACCACTTCAATAG
- a CDS encoding type B 50S ribosomal protein L31 has protein sequence MKADIHPNYREICFLDTSNGFKFVTRSCANAKEMIKMEDGRELPLYKIDTSSESHPFYTGTQKSVDNMGGRVERFRNRFGKTKTAVAAVAE, from the coding sequence ATGAAAGCAGACATTCACCCGAATTACCGCGAAATTTGTTTCCTGGACACGTCCAACGGCTTCAAATTCGTCACCCGCTCTTGCGCTAACGCCAAAGAGATGATCAAGATGGAAGACGGTCGCGAACTGCCGCTGTACAAGATCGACACATCCAGCGAATCGCATCCTTTCTACACCGGCACACAAAAATCCGTGGACAACATGGGTGGCCGTGTCGAGCGCTTCCGCAACCGTTTTGGCAAGACCAAAACCGCAGTTGCCGCTGTCGCCGAATAA
- the argJ gene encoding bifunctional glutamate N-acetyltransferase/amino-acid acetyltransferase ArgJ, which translates to MSVNLPAPNPDELYPIAGVRIGVTEAGIRKAQRKDLTVVLIDPGASVSGVFTQNRFCAAPVQLCRQHLASGAGIRALLINTGNANAGTGEDGRARALGTCLTLARKLGISAAQVLPFSTGVIMETLPVERIEAGLDGALADVREDNWLRGAEGIMTTDTVAKAFGTQVLVGGALVSITGISKGAGMIRPNMATMLGFMATDACVSQALMQQLATELAEASFNRVTVDGDTSTNDSFVVIATNKAMHVPIESLDSPDGRALRSAMLGVAKKLAQAIVRDGEGATKFITLKVEGGKTPFECRQVAYAVAHSPLVKTAFFASDPNLGRILAAVGYAGISDLDQTRIDLYLDEVHVVTQGGRHPAYREEEGQRVMKQSEITVRVLLGRGDAADTVWTCDLSHDYVTINADYRS; encoded by the coding sequence ATGTCTGTCAATTTGCCTGCCCCCAACCCTGACGAGCTTTACCCGATCGCCGGCGTGCGCATCGGTGTGACTGAAGCCGGCATTCGCAAAGCCCAGCGCAAGGATTTGACCGTGGTGCTGATCGATCCGGGCGCGTCGGTGTCGGGTGTCTTCACGCAGAACCGGTTTTGTGCAGCGCCGGTGCAACTGTGCCGGCAACATCTTGCCAGCGGTGCCGGCATTCGGGCCTTGCTGATCAATACCGGCAATGCCAATGCAGGCACGGGTGAAGATGGGCGCGCCCGAGCCCTGGGCACGTGTCTGACGTTGGCGCGCAAGCTCGGCATCTCCGCGGCGCAAGTGCTGCCCTTTTCCACCGGTGTCATCATGGAAACCCTGCCGGTTGAGCGGATTGAGGCCGGGCTGGACGGCGCGCTGGCAGACGTGCGCGAAGACAATTGGCTGCGCGGCGCCGAGGGCATCATGACCACCGACACCGTGGCCAAAGCATTTGGAACGCAGGTGCTGGTTGGTGGCGCCTTGGTGAGCATCACCGGCATCAGCAAAGGCGCGGGCATGATTCGGCCCAATATGGCCACCATGCTGGGCTTTATGGCGACCGACGCCTGTGTCAGCCAGGCTTTGATGCAGCAGCTGGCGACAGAACTGGCTGAGGCTTCATTCAACCGGGTGACGGTCGATGGTGACACTTCCACCAATGACTCCTTTGTGGTGATCGCCACCAACAAAGCCATGCATGTGCCAATTGAATCGCTGGACAGCCCTGACGGGCGAGCGCTCCGGTCCGCCATGCTGGGCGTGGCAAAAAAACTGGCGCAAGCCATCGTGCGCGATGGCGAAGGCGCGACAAAATTTATCACCCTCAAGGTGGAAGGCGGCAAGACCCCGTTTGAGTGTCGCCAGGTGGCCTATGCCGTTGCCCATTCGCCGCTGGTGAAGACGGCTTTTTTTGCCAGCGATCCCAACCTGGGGCGTATTCTGGCTGCGGTCGGCTACGCGGGGATCAGCGATCTGGATCAGACGCGCATCGACCTGTACCTGGACGAGGTGCATGTGGTCACGCAGGGTGGCCGCCATCCGGCCTACCGGGAAGAAGAGGGCCAGCGCGTCATGAAGCAGAGTGAAATCACCGTGCGGGTGCTGTTGGGGCGAGGCGATGCGGCAGATACGGTCTGGACTTGTGACCTGAGTCACGACTATGTCACGATCAACGCTGACTACCGTTCATGA